The following coding sequences are from one Bradyrhizobium sp. 200 window:
- a CDS encoding branched-chain amino acid ABC transporter permease, which translates to MNTQLLIQLLVNGLVVGTLYGVVAMSFVLIYKATQVVNFAQGELLLVGAWVCWWLLTKYQVPFYLGMPITLVFMFLFGIAIQIVILRPMIGEPIISVIMVTIALSTVFSALMKWIFGVNLQPFPRIFQTQNVNILGLQVQTVYLMSLAVSVAMMVGMAWFFRLSKYGLAMRATAFNQQVAQSLGISVKSVFAMAWAISATVSAVAGVVVAVVNGVSAGLSAYGVKVFPAAILGGLDSVGGAVLGGIIIGLLENIAHFLDSEYLHWGNLYEIAPFYALIIILMIKPYGLFGTKDIERV; encoded by the coding sequence ATGAACACCCAGCTCCTGATCCAGCTCCTCGTCAACGGCCTCGTGGTCGGCACGCTCTATGGCGTGGTCGCGATGTCGTTCGTGCTGATCTACAAGGCGACGCAGGTGGTGAACTTCGCGCAGGGCGAACTGCTGCTGGTCGGCGCATGGGTATGCTGGTGGCTGCTCACCAAGTATCAGGTGCCGTTCTATCTGGGCATGCCGATCACGCTGGTCTTCATGTTCCTGTTCGGCATCGCCATCCAGATCGTGATCCTGCGCCCGATGATCGGCGAGCCGATCATTTCCGTGATCATGGTGACGATCGCGTTGTCGACGGTATTTTCGGCGCTGATGAAGTGGATCTTCGGCGTCAATTTGCAGCCGTTCCCGCGTATCTTCCAGACCCAAAACGTCAACATTCTCGGACTGCAGGTGCAGACCGTCTATCTGATGAGTCTTGCGGTCTCGGTGGCGATGATGGTGGGAATGGCGTGGTTCTTCCGCCTCTCCAAATATGGTCTCGCCATGCGCGCCACCGCCTTCAACCAGCAGGTGGCGCAATCGCTCGGCATATCCGTCAAAAGCGTATTCGCGATGGCCTGGGCGATCTCGGCGACCGTCTCCGCCGTCGCGGGCGTGGTGGTGGCCGTCGTCAACGGAGTCTCGGCCGGCTTGTCCGCCTATGGCGTAAAAGTGTTTCCGGCGGCGATCCTCGGCGGTCTCGACAGCGTCGGCGGCGCGGTGCTGGGCGGCATCATCATCGGCCTTCTGGAAAACATCGCGCACTTTCTCGACAGCGAATATCTGCACTGGGGCAATCTCTACGAGATCGCGCCGTTCTATGCGCTCATCATCATCCTGATGATCAAGCCATACGGCCTGTTCGGCACCAAAGACATCGAGCGGGTGTAG